The Naumovozyma castellii chromosome 2, complete genome sequence TCTGCCCTAACTTATGTCTTTGGAATCAAGAGTAGCAGCTATCCATATCAATTAACTAAATTGGCAAGATTATTCAACTAAGATCTTAACCTTGcaacaaaaatataatatgaTTATGTAGGCTAGATGCTGCCAATTatataaagaataaaatatttcatataCTAAACCTTCCAGTATGTCACCTCAAAAGTTTaaagtttatttttattaaatagCTATAAAGTATATATGATCTCTTATTCGCTGTCTTCCGCACTTTTATgactttttttctttccacCAAAAATACCATGTCTGAGTTTCCCAACGGTTCCCAGACCAGCACCAATAACCGTCGTACCTGCTTTCAAACCAGTACCAATACCCTTTGAGGCAATATCACCAACTTTAGTTTCACGTTTGGTAACAGTTGTTACGTATTTTGGTTCGAACTCAAAATCAAGATGTAAAATACCACCATCCTCACCATTCTCTCCGTCTACTTGAATGTCTATACTCGTTGTTCCTTTGGGGTCTACTTGGCTTAATGGAAGGGAGGCCCAACCTATCGTGTCATCGGCACTTGTGCTATCCCAGTCCATCACCCTAATGACCAACGTATCATACATACGATTACCCACTTGTATAGTTCCTGTATCATTCCATGTTGGATTCAATGTTTTCTTGACTGTCTTTGTCTTCCATGCAGGTTCACCCTTTTCAGCATTTACATAGAATTTCAGATATGGATCAGAGAACCCGTTCAAATCAGAAGGTAATAAATTCTCTGCGCTCTTTGCTGTGATTGTTAAATCACCGGAATTTGATATCAAATCAGCTTGTGGTAACTCAGAAACATCTATTGGGAACCAGGAAACTTGTACCATTAGAGTAGAACTGTCGTCCCCTGATAAAGTTAGGATTGATGGCCTATAATAACTTTTCTTGATAAGTTCTAAGGTGGGGATAGTAACAGAACACACAATACTTTCCactttatttgaatttcttttcttggtAACTTTAAGCATTGTCATGGAACTTTCAAGCTCCTTTATCATAACATCACCAGTCCACCCAGTTCTAATAACCTTTGATTGCGTTTCCGGACTGGTGAAACGAGCATGTCCATTTGCATCAAAGAAAGCTTGGACGTAATATCCAGCACCAGGTACACTACCATCCAACACTGACATAGCTAAGACACCAGATTTATACTTTAAcaaatcatccaattcaaGCTTCTGTTTATCACCATATAGACTTTCCAATTCGGTAATTTCAGCTTCGTCCTCTTTTATCTCTTGCTGTTCATCCGCTGATAAACTAGTTATTTTGACTGACTTCTTACGTGCTTCAATGgctttcttctttttctgaatcttttctaaatcttGGATTTCCTCTAGTGTTAGAATTGGCATTGATGGATAGAATGCAACTGTATATGTAACATCACCCTTAGAACCTTTTTTACTTACTAAACGCCCCACCCTTGGTTTATTATCAgacttttgaatatatttgtctgattcatctttttcaaatagtTCTTGTAAATTTACATCAAATTTCCCTAAGGAACGATCTTTATTGACGGTTTCCACATCCATACATTCGATGgtaattctttgatttgGAGAGGTTACTGCGACATATATAGCCTGGTTCCATACAGGATTCAATGTTTGTTCCCTTGTTTCAGTTCTACCCTTAGATAAACCATTAACCAAAACCTTTGCATAAGGATCAATCTTACCGATCTTTTCCAAGTTCTTCAAATGCTCTGccttttgaataaataCTCTAACAGCACCAATTGGTGGAGTATAAGCAATTGAGGTGGAACCTAAATCAAGAACGGCAGGTTTCCAATAAGTGGTAACTTTCAATTCACCtttagaatttttcaatggaatcaatttcttatcAGTTTGTGTTCTATCAATCAGATCATTCAATGATTGAATTGTCGATGTGATAATACTATCATCGTTACCATCTTTAA is a genomic window containing:
- the TCB1 gene encoding tricalbin (ancestral locus Anc_2.202), producing the protein MGAEAGDITNQPHKLERTSTTISEDKVASNVGTNKINRPVMDAAYVGWKQIGNWEEKDELTPEDYLLDLNKETILNNIIPDNMYGDWYHSVAVFFVGGLLSFGFGYFHFSFGPVFFVVLITALLYRTSVKKYRASIRDLAQKEITVQKVEDDFESLEWLNNLLTKYWPIIEPHVSGMIVQQVNDILRTNPSIPPFIKALWIDQFTLGVKPPRIDHVRTFQNTASDVVVVDWGVSFTPHDLSDMDAKQVRNYVNQKVVIKANVFGVTIPVSVSDISFKADTRVRFKLMTPFPHVETVNVQLLEVPDIDFVASLFGNTLFNMEILSIPGLLPLINQMAKKYMGPVLLPPFSLQLNIPQLISQANLAIGILEITVKNAKNIVRSSSMLNVSIDPYLAFELSGKIVGKTRTVRDTLNPVWNETIYVLLETFTDPLTISLYDKRDRLKDKVLGRIVYNLNSLHDQREQKKITASFLRNSKPMGDLTYDLRFFPTLSPKRLPNGVVEELPDLNTGVTKVVIEEARGLAELGTKVNAYVELYLNAKLVLSTKKIATDEEVFGWNEEYEAVIVDRRKARCKFVVKDGNDDSIITSTIQSLNDLIDRTQTDKKLIPLKNSKGELKVTTYWKPAVLDLGSTSIAYTPPIGAVRVFIQKAEHLKNLEKIGKIDPYAKVLVNGLSKGRTETREQTLNPVWNQAIYVAVTSPNQRITIECMDVETVNKDRSLGKFDVNLQELFEKDESDKYIQKSDNKPRVGRLVSKKGSKGDVTYTVAFYPSMPILTLEEIQDLEKIQKKKKAIEARKKSVKITSLSADEQQEIKEDEAEITELESLYGDKQKLELDDLLKYKSGVLAMSVLDGSVPGAGYYVQAFFDANGHARFTSPETQSKVIRTGWTGDVMIKELESSMTMLKVTKKRNSNKVESIVCSVTIPTLELIKKSYYRPSILTLSGDDSSTLMVQVSWFPIDVSELPQADLISNSGDLTITAKSAENLLPSDLNGFSDPYLKFYVNAEKGEPAWKTKTVKKTLNPTWNDTGTIQVGNRMYDTLVIRVMDWDSTSADDTIGWASLPLSQVDPKGTTSIDIQVDGENGEDGGILHLDFEFEPKYVTTVTKRETKVGDIASKGIGTGLKAGTTVIGAGLGTVGKLRHGIFGGKKKSHKSAEDSE